Part of the Phormidium ambiguum IAM M-71 genome is shown below.
ATGCCCAATTCCTGTGACAATGGGAATCGAAGATAAAGCGATCGCTCTCACCACCCTTTCATCATTAAAACAAGCCAAATCTTCAACCGCACCACCACCCCGCGCCAGAATTAAAACTTCCGCCTGATTGTCTTTTTCGACTCTGGCGATCGCAGCTACAATCGAATCTGGTGCTTGTTCCCCTTGAACAATTGCTGGAGACAACAACACCTGCAAACCAGGGTAACGTTGTTTCAGCGTTTTTTGAATATCTCCCCAAGCAGCAGCTTGCGGGGAAGTGACAACCGCGATAGTTTGGGGATGGGAGGGAAGCGATCGCTTTTTTTCGGGATCGAACAAACCCTCCGCTTGCAAACGGTTTCGCAACTGCTGATAACGTAATGCTTGTAAACCTTCTCCTGCTGGTAAAGCTTGGAAAACTTTGAGTTGATACTCTCCCCGCTGCCGAAATAAAGTCAAACTACCCAAAACTAGCAATTGTTCGCCTTTTTTGGGCATTTGTACCAAATCTTTCACCATGTTCCCCCAAACTACGCAGCGAATCGATGCTGTACCGTCGGAGCCTTGCAGGGTGAAGAATAACCCTTTAGAATGTGGGCTAGCGCTAGAAACTTCTCCATAAATCCAAACTTGGGTCAGATTTGTGTCTTCTTCGAGTAATTCTTTGATGTAGTCGGTAATTCCGTCTACTGATAAGGCTGTTTCTAGTATGAGATTATGGGAAGGGTAAGAACTCATATTAACTCAAGGGCAACTTAAAAAAGCTTAAAGCACCAGATTCCTCTGGGATGCTAGACTCCCATTAAACAAACGTCTTAACAATATAGATTAATTAAACTTGGACGTTCTGAGCGGGAAATTCTAAACTAGAATAGTATATCTGTTCTAGTCCAGACTTTCAGACCAACAGTTTTTAAACCTCCTATCCCTAGAGGCGTGGTAATGAATATTGCATCAAATGATATCGCTAGCAAGGACAAATCCCAAAACGCTGGCAAGGAAAAAGCCCTAAACCTAGTACTTAAACAAATAGAGAGTCAGTTTGGTAAAGGGGCGATCGTTCGTTTAGGAGATGCCACTCGGATGAGAGTGGAAACGATCCCCAGTGGCTCGTTAACATTAGATTTAGCCTTGGGCGGTGGTTTACCCAAAGGTCGGGTAATTGAAATATATGGCCCGGAAAGTTCGGGTAAAACGACTGTGGCGCTACACGCGATCGCAGAAGTGCAAAAAATGGGTGGAGTTGCTGCATTTGTAGATGCTGAACACGCTCTAGATCCCACCTACGCGGCGGCGCTAGGCGTGGATATTGAAAATTTACTCGTTTCGCAACCCGATACTGGTGAAGCTGGCTTAGAGATTGTCGATCAGTTAGTGCGATCGGCAGCAGTTGATATTGTAGTTGTAGACTCGGTAGCGGCTTTAGTACCCCGCGCTGAAATTGAAGGCGACATGGGTGATGCTCACGTAGGTTTACAAGCCCGCTTAATGAGCCAAGCTTTGCGGAAAATTACAGGTAATATCGGTAAATCTGGCTGTACCGTGATTTTCCTCAACCAATTACGGCAAAAGATCGGTGTTACTTATGGTAATCCCGAAACTACTACTGGTGGTAATGCACTGAAGTTTTACGCTTCTGTCAGACTTGATATTCGGCGGATTCAAACTTTGAAGAAAGGTACCGACGAGTTTGGGATTCGGGTGAAAGTTAAAGTTGCCAAAAATAAAGTTGCGCCCCCGTTCCGTATTGCGGAGTTTGACGTTATCTTTGGCAAAGGTATTTCGATAATGGGTTGTATTGTCGATATTGCTGAGGAAACTGGCGTAATTAACCGTAAAGGTGCTTGGTACAGCTACAAGGGCGACAATATCGGTCAAGGTCGGGATAATACCATTAAGTATTTGGATGAAAATCCAGAGTTAGCGAAAACAATTCAGCAAGAAATTCGGGAAAAACTCGATAAGGGTGCAGTTGTCTCGGCTAACTCAGTGGCGCATCCTGGCGATATTGAAGAAGATGATGAGATTATCGATGTTGACGAGTAATCTTAATTAAGTAAAGCGATCGCAGGAGAGAAAGAAATTTTAGTTTCACTCTCCTGTGTTTGTTAATTTTGGATGGAAGATTGGCGACTGCTAAGAAAGCGATCGAGAATCTCCGATCTTTGAGTTGAAGATAAATTCAGCAAAGTTGATTCGGAAGTTTGCTCTCCAGAAAATGATTTTTGTCTTTGATGAATTGAAGTATCTTCGTTGCGATCGAGTTTGTTTTCTCCCTCCAATTTTGCTGGTGTATATCTTTGTATAGGCGCGGCTGGATAATTTGGTAGTGAATTATTCATTTGCGCTACGATTTCTGAAGCTACTGGTTCCAAGTTTTGTGCCATTTCCGCCGAGAAAAAGGAAATAGCTAAGCTTCCCAAGCGAATTTGATCCCCATCTTTAAGCAATTGACGATGGAAAACAGGTTCGCCATTGATAAAGGAACCATTCGTACTATTGAGATCTACTAGGTAAAATCCTTCGTTTTCTACATATTGGATTGCTGCGTGATAGCGCGAAATCCATTGATCTCTTAATGTTAAGGCTAAACGGCGATCGCGTCCGATCATCCAGATTTTTTGCGGCTGGAACAGCTTTTGGGTTTTTCCATTCACCAAATTAGTGATTAGATAAACTTCTTGTTCCTGCACAACCCCTTGCACATAAGTTGGAACTCTACTGCTGAAATAGGGAAATGAGACATTTTCTAGTTGCAGAATTTCATCCAGTAGGCCACGATTATGTTCGTAAATCTTGAGAAACACTTGGTAAAGGCCAAGCCGTTTTTCTAGTTCCATAATTTAATCGGGTTTAGATTTAAAGTAAGTGCATCCCTGTTGATACATCCAGATTAGCCGTCTTATTGTTCAGATATTCAATCTGAGATTTACTCAGGGAACTTTTTTATGCTGTGTTTGGCTGTATATTAAAATGACCTCCAGCAAAAGGCTAGTGCAACTCAACAGAATTGAGCAAACTACTAGAAAATTCCATATAAAAGTCGCCTTCTCTTCTACCTGTTTCCTTTTGCTTTCTATTACTCATGGAAGGACGCGGTTCATCTAAGTATTAAAACTTACTGCTAATGACGAATTTGTGTCTTTGCTTTCCCCTAAAGCAATAAGGTTAAGGGAGGACGATTTCAAACGCTTAAGCTTATAACCAACAACTTCAAGTTATTACGTTATCTCTACATATTATTTCACCTTTAATATATAATAAGCAACTTACTTTTCTCAAAGCAGTAATTGAATTTTTTACCCTAAATCCGTTACAGATTACAGATAAAGTACGTAGACTATTTTTTTGTTAATCAGCATAACCTTTAATACTTTGCCTATATCTAAAGTAATATTTTTTTAGGTCATTGATACCCGCAAATCCACTGAAAACAAAAATCTTTAATTCGCAAATATATGTTTTATTTATTTACAATATTTTACTATCAGTAATTTATTAAAGTATTTATCAAGATTAATAGTAATTACCGAGAATTGTTTGAAATTAAGAAAATTGTAGATAATATAATTTTGCTTAAGCTTAGATAAAAAAATCAAGAGTAATCCCAAATTTACGCTATAAACAACCACAAAGTTCTCTGTTAAACAAAAAAACTGAGCTTTCACTCAGTTTCACTCTTAATTTAACTTTAAGGAAGTTTACCTTTTCTTGACAACAGCTTTTCTGAGGAACGCAAAAATTTTAATAATTCCCTATTGACTGTATCGGGAGCTTCTTGTTGAATCCAATGTCCGCAATTAGGAACAAGTTTAAGTTGAAAAGGTGCCGCAATTAATTTATCTAAATCTTGAGTAAGCTTATTGCTCAAAAAAGAATCTTCTTCACCCCAAAGCACTAATGTCGGAACCGTGACTAGTTTAGTCTGTTCGTCTCGGTTGTTCAGCCAAGTTTGAGGTGAGAGGATTTGGCGATAATAATTAATGGCGGCTGTTAATACACGCGGTTTTGCCAAAGCATTTTGGTAAATATTCATTACTTCAGTTGTGAAGGCTGCTTTGCGAATGGCGTGTTCTCGAAACAAGTTTTGGACGAAATTTTTTAAGTTGTGTTGAATTAGCCATTCTGGAAGAGCCGGAATTTGAAATAATAGTAAGAACCAACTACGCCGCAATTGGTCGATATTACCGATTAAATCTTTGACGAATTGTTGTGGGTGGGGTGCATTTAAAATTGCTAGTCGATCGATACATTCAGGAAATTTTTGTGCTAAGTTCCAAGCTATCACTCCACCCCAATCATGTCCTACTATATGAGCGCGAGTTCTGCCAAAGCGCTCAATCAAACCGCGAATATCTGCGCTTAATGTATCCAAATCATAGCCACTCGCTGGCTTATCGGAGTAGTTGTAACCTCGTAGGTCTGGAACCACCACTTTAAAGTAACGTCCTAAAGCAGGAATTTGGTGTCGCCACGAGTACCAAAACTCTGGGAACCCATGTAAAAGAATTACTAATTCTCCTTCACCTTGGGTTACGCAGTGCAAGCGAATGTCATTTGTCTCAACAAAATGGTGTTGCCATCCCGAATCAGGAGTGCTCATATTTAAACAACAAGCTAAAGGTGCCAATTGAACTAACTTCTCAATTTTTAGCTTAGCAGTTTAAAGAAGCTGAGATATTGATTTCAGCATCTAGTTGAAAAAGCTAAACATTTGATGGTTTTTAGTTCTGGCTGACCTGGGAAGCCTGCTTTTGCGAATCTGCTTAGATGGCTTGTGCTACCGGAGCATTGTAATAAGCAGAAGATTCGGGTTGGTGTTTTATGACTATGTTAGCCAGTTCTTGTAGCTGAGCGATCGCTTCTGCGCCCTCTAGCTTCATCAATTCTCGATCGTCACGCATCTCTGTCCAAGTGATGCCATAATCAGAAACCAAAAATCTGATTAAGTGATTATCTCCCAAACTGACCATAAAAGATGCGCTAGTCATCTGATCGCCGCAGGTATAACAAGAGGCTAAATAACCCCTACGTTCCAGCACGATCGCCAGTGCTTGAAGATTCATCACCAGATCTTGGACAAACTGCGAGTGTTGCTTTGCAAGTCTGATAAACACTTTTATCCTCCAGCCACCACACCTAATTTTAGACTTTTTTTAGAATTTCTTAACATTTTGTCCATTATGCTACAAATCACTAATTTGAAACAACTTCCTCACAAAAACTACTTCTAACTATGTTTGTAAGTTAACTGACTGATAATTCCTTGGCCGTATCAGGAACGACATTCCCAAATGAGTCACAGTCATGCTAGACGCTTTTAGTTCGGATATAGTTCATTCTTGAGGGATACATTGATCTCCGTTGTCAAGAAAACATAACATTGTTTGTTTTCTACAACACTGCCAGCAATCTATGAGATTGTTTTTAGTTCACTTGCCACAAACCAAACGCCGGGCCAATAAACCTGACACCTACCCAACAAACAACTAGAATGGCGATCCCAATCCATGCACCTTGGGTTGTCCACTTGACAAATTGTTCTGCTTGGGATTTAGTAATTGGGAACAAGGGTGATATATAGGATTCTTTACCGTATTTTTCCCCCTGTGCAGCCTTGCGTCTTTTCGCTTCACCCATAATTGCTCACTCCCTGAGAGCTAACTTTGGCTTCATGATAACGTTAATTGTCTTCGTCAAGCTTGATACTTGACAAAACTATTATTTTAACGGACATACCTAACCTTCTTCAAGAAAACAAGTTAGGGTCTAAGTAATTAACCCTAGCGAAAGGACTCAAAGCGGTAAGTACTTGTTGACCATAGCTGCGATGAATGGTGCGGCTATCGAGTAAAGCGACTACACCTTGGGTGGTGCGAACAGGTGCGATCGCTCTTTGTAAAATATTCAAAGCTTCCGGCAACAAATATAAGCGGAACCAATCTTGACGCTGTTGCTTATAGTAAGCAACTCGACCAGCCACTACCGGATTTTCCAAAGAAGGAATTGGTAAAGTAGCAATCAATAACAAATGAGGTGCAGGTAAAACATCTTGGTGTTCCAGCCAAAATTCCCAGCCAGTAACTAAAATTCCATTGTCATCCAAACAAGTTTTTTCTACTTGCACCCGCGAACCAAACTCAGCAGCAATTTCCGCACCAACTTGAGCTTTTAGCGGCACATCACTGACCAAAAGTACTGTTAGTCCTTCGACAACTGTACTCATGACTAACAATCTACGAATTTCTTGTAACAACGCTACTCGAAACTGGGGTGTATTCGGCATTGGGAAACTATCTGGCACATAAAGCTGAATTAACTCGCTGTGTCGATCCAACGCAAATTTCAAACAAGTTAAATCTCCCAGTCCTAACTGCTGACGATAGATGGGTGCTTCCGCTTCCAATTCCAAAGCGCCACCAATTAAAACTACAGGTTGTTCTGACCAGATTGGTTTTAATGTTGCTGCCACTTCGATCGGGCCACAGTGAATAGTAAATAAACCTTGAGTCCGAGAGATTTCTACCCAACACATTTGTTCGGGGGTAGTAAATCTGTGCCAAAATCTCTGCCAATTA
Proteins encoded:
- a CDS encoding alpha/beta fold hydrolase yields the protein MSTPDSGWQHHFVETNDIRLHCVTQGEGELVILLHGFPEFWYSWRHQIPALGRYFKVVVPDLRGYNYSDKPASGYDLDTLSADIRGLIERFGRTRAHIVGHDWGGVIAWNLAQKFPECIDRLAILNAPHPQQFVKDLIGNIDQLRRSWFLLLFQIPALPEWLIQHNLKNFVQNLFREHAIRKAAFTTEVMNIYQNALAKPRVLTAAINYYRQILSPQTWLNNRDEQTKLVTVPTLVLWGEEDSFLSNKLTQDLDKLIAAPFQLKLVPNCGHWIQQEAPDTVNRELLKFLRSSEKLLSRKGKLP
- a CDS encoding DUF1815 family protein, which encodes MFIRLAKQHSQFVQDLVMNLQALAIVLERRGYLASCYTCGDQMTSASFMVSLGDNHLIRFLVSDYGITWTEMRDDRELMKLEGAEAIAQLQELANIVIKHQPESSAYYNAPVAQAI
- the xseA gene encoding exodeoxyribonuclease VII large subunit: MSSYPSHNLILETALSVDGITDYIKELLEEDTNLTQVWIYGEVSSASPHSKGLFFTLQGSDGTASIRCVVWGNMVKDLVQMPKKGEQLLVLGSLTLFRQRGEYQLKVFQALPAGEGLQALRYQQLRNRLQAEGLFDPEKKRSLPSHPQTIAVVTSPQAAAWGDIQKTLKQRYPGLQVLLSPAIVQGEQAPDSIVAAIARVEKDNQAEVLILARGGGAVEDLACFNDERVVRAIALSSIPIVTGIGHQRDESLADLAADFAAHTPTAAAEKVVPRLDDLIIEHQERVLHLRKVINRQFEREESRVLLLKNRLRRLRIDRFVEEKGRSLSWLQQRLIQATNQQFEGANQRCQLLQQKLATLDPKSVLQRGYAVVRNQAGGIIKSDENLQVGEELLIQLGKGKVKVEVREVLEDLKPQSRRGRRGSQRLK
- a CDS encoding FHA domain-containing protein; this translates as MELEKRLGLYQVFLKIYEHNRGLLDEILQLENVSFPYFSSRVPTYVQGVVQEQEVYLITNLVNGKTQKLFQPQKIWMIGRDRRLALTLRDQWISRYHAAIQYVENEGFYLVDLNSTNGSFINGEPVFHRQLLKDGDQIRLGSLAISFFSAEMAQNLEPVASEIVAQMNNSLPNYPAAPIQRYTPAKLEGENKLDRNEDTSIHQRQKSFSGEQTSESTLLNLSSTQRSEILDRFLSSRQSSIQN
- a CDS encoding helicase C-terminal domain-containing protein encodes the protein MIEVEVHNSLRAFLRECKETYWPHHLTMARLVARALRLERSALIQVGSPTSANVRYRLSYLAPALMWSKPVIVVATEAVQQRLLKVEIPQLQSWLTTEKEIVVGDALPDPNFTGLLITSPKAWLSDRVASHQTDRSTTQSQFGHGIPTILDGVDDLETWTRQLLTATITPSDWEDLIQAFPRRIEALRDARVQLTKETFQHPPNPYECYLLATEEKQILNHLFAVLRLDQEDSATFSSLPANWQRFWHRFTTPEQMCWVEISRTQGLFTIHCGPIEVAATLKPIWSEQPVVLIGGALELEAEAPIYRQQLGLGDLTCLKFALDRHSELIQLYVPDSFPMPNTPQFRVALLQEIRRLLVMSTVVEGLTVLLVSDVPLKAQVGAEIAAEFGSRVQVEKTCLDDNGILVTGWEFWLEHQDVLPAPHLLLIATLPIPSLENPVVAGRVAYYKQQRQDWFRLYLLPEALNILQRAIAPVRTTQGVVALLDSRTIHRSYGQQVLTALSPFARVNYLDPNLFS
- the recA gene encoding recombinase RecA, encoding MNIASNDIASKDKSQNAGKEKALNLVLKQIESQFGKGAIVRLGDATRMRVETIPSGSLTLDLALGGGLPKGRVIEIYGPESSGKTTVALHAIAEVQKMGGVAAFVDAEHALDPTYAAALGVDIENLLVSQPDTGEAGLEIVDQLVRSAAVDIVVVDSVAALVPRAEIEGDMGDAHVGLQARLMSQALRKITGNIGKSGCTVIFLNQLRQKIGVTYGNPETTTGGNALKFYASVRLDIRRIQTLKKGTDEFGIRVKVKVAKNKVAPPFRIAEFDVIFGKGISIMGCIVDIAEETGVINRKGAWYSYKGDNIGQGRDNTIKYLDENPELAKTIQQEIREKLDKGAVVSANSVAHPGDIEEDDEIIDVDE
- a CDS encoding DUF2839 domain-containing protein: MGEAKRRKAAQGEKYGKESYISPLFPITKSQAEQFVKWTTQGAWIGIAILVVCWVGVRFIGPAFGLWQVN